The Thermoanaerobaculia bacterium genome includes a window with the following:
- a CDS encoding helix-turn-helix domain-containing protein, translated as MSTDPDSTSSSRSRLLASAKRLMAQHGYEQASTAAIAREAATSESQLMRYFGGKAGLLDEVFNTLWKPLTENVQRLIAEASDAREAIEVLLSTVITAFGEDHDLAYLFLFEGRRVRGSGPGISLSKGFVDFSGLLHSLIRRGKRDGSIDAAFDENAAASALMGAAEGMIRDRLIAERSGQPKPFSETQIRSVFHAMLLGLSLHQPVVP; from the coding sequence ATGTCTACCGATCCCGATTCGACCTCCAGCAGCCGCTCCCGCCTGCTGGCCTCCGCCAAGCGCCTGATGGCGCAGCACGGGTACGAACAGGCGTCGACGGCGGCGATCGCGCGCGAAGCCGCGACTTCGGAGTCGCAGCTCATGCGCTACTTCGGGGGCAAAGCCGGCCTCCTCGACGAGGTCTTCAACACGCTCTGGAAGCCCCTCACCGAGAACGTCCAGCGTCTCATCGCCGAGGCCTCCGACGCCCGCGAGGCGATCGAGGTGCTCCTCTCGACCGTGATCACCGCATTCGGCGAAGATCACGATCTCGCGTATCTCTTCCTCTTCGAGGGTCGCCGCGTGCGCGGTTCGGGGCCCGGGATCAGCCTGTCGAAGGGCTTCGTGGATTTCTCGGGCCTCCTGCACTCTCTCATCCGGCGCGGGAAGAGGGACGGAAGCATCGACGCCGCATTCGACGAGAACGCGGCGGCTTCGGCGCTCATGGGCGCCGCCGAAGGGATGATCCGCGACCGGCTGATCGCCGAACGCTCCGGCCAGCCGAAGCCGTTCTCGGAGACCCAGATTCGTTCGGTGTTCCACGCGATGCTCCTGGGGCTTTCTCTGCACCAGCCCGTCGTCCCGTAG